A section of the bacterium genome encodes:
- the scpB gene encoding SMC-Scp complex subunit ScpB — protein sequence MENPKVKTIIEALVFCSSSVLKPERIKEIVKVPGKEIAQAIEELNQDYEKSERSFRIRKIAGGYQFYALSEFSSYLKELVKTKPIVLSSPSLETLAMIAYRQPITRSEIENMRGVDSTGVIRNLLGKNLVKIVGKKDVIGKPLLYGTTLFFLKHFGLNSVSELPKIEQLSDNPLKLGK from the coding sequence ATGGAAAATCCAAAAGTAAAAACAATAATAGAAGCATTGGTTTTCTGTTCTTCGTCTGTCCTAAAACCTGAGAGAATCAAAGAAATAGTAAAAGTCCCCGGCAAAGAAATTGCGCAGGCGATAGAAGAGTTAAATCAAGATTATGAAAAATCAGAAAGAAGTTTTCGTATCAGAAAAATAGCCGGAGGATATCAATTCTATGCTCTAAGTGAATTCTCTTCATATCTAAAAGAATTAGTCAAAACAAAGCCTATTGTCCTCTCATCGCCTTCTCTTGAAACTTTAGCCATGATAGCTTATCGCCAACCTATAACCAGATCCGAAATCGAAAACATGAGAGGAGTAGATTCTACGGGGGTTATAAGAAATTTACTGGGGAAAAACCTTGTAAAGATTGTAGGCAAAAAAGATGTCATAGGCAAACCTCTTTTATACGGGACAACACTTTTCTTTTTGAAACATTTCGGGTTGAATTCTGTTTCAGAGTTGCCTAAAATAGAGCAGTTAAGCGATAATCCTTTAAAATTGGGAAAATAG
- a CDS encoding chorismate mutase, translating to MDIEKLRKEINKIDDQILKSLNKRANISIGIGKNKKKQGIIPYIPARERDVINSLIRKNKGPLSTEDIKNIYREIMSVSVSLQKKLTIAYLGPKATYTHEAATKKFGSSIEYKPFVNARDIFSAVERDNAEFGVVPVENSTEGVETHTLDMFIESDLKICDEVLLPISHFLLSKSRKEKIKKIYSKDQALAQCGIWLQKNLPSVQLIEVYSTAHAATLAVKEKTSAAIASQLASRLYKLPIVGKHIEDMSVNI from the coding sequence ATGGATATAGAAAAATTACGCAAGGAAATTAATAAAATAGACGACCAAATCCTAAAATCGTTAAACAAAAGGGCTAATATATCTATAGGGATAGGAAAAAATAAGAAAAAGCAGGGAATAATACCATATATACCTGCAAGAGAAAGAGACGTTATAAACTCATTAATACGGAAAAATAAGGGGCCTTTAAGCACAGAAGATATTAAAAATATATACCGTGAAATTATGTCAGTTTCAGTAAGTTTACAAAAGAAATTGACAATTGCTTATCTTGGACCTAAAGCAACTTATACCCACGAAGCAGCTACAAAAAAATTCGGTTCGTCTATAGAATATAAACCTTTTGTAAATGCAAGAGATATCTTCTCTGCGGTCGAAAGAGATAATGCTGAATTTGGAGTTGTACCGGTAGAAAATTCTACCGAAGGAGTAGAAACACACACTCTTGATATGTTCATTGAATCCGACTTAAAGATATGCGATGAAGTTCTTCTGCCTATCTCGCATTTTCTTCTATCAAAATCAAGAAAGGAAAAAATAAAGAAAATATATTCCAAAGACCAAGCATTGGCTCAGTGCGGAATATGGTTACAAAAAAATCTGCCTTCAGTCCAATTAATAGAAGTCTATTCTACTGCACACGCAGCAACATTAGCGGTAAAAGAGAAAACATCTGCAGCAATTGCTTCACAGCTCGCATCACGTCTATATAAATTGCCAATTGTAGGTAAGCATATAGAAGACATGTCAGTAAACATT